The following proteins come from a genomic window of Nostoc sp. ATCC 53789:
- the psbA gene encoding photosystem II q(b) protein — protein sequence MTTTLQRRSGANVWDRFCEWITSTDNRIYVGWFGVLMIPTLLAATACFVIAFIAAPPVDIDGIREPVAGSLIYGNNIISGAVVPSSNAIGLHFYPIWEAASLDEWLYNGGPYQLVVFHFLIGCACYLGRQWELSYRLGMRPWICVAYSAPLASATAVFLIYPIGQGSFSDGMPLGISGTFNFMIVFQAEHNILMHPFHMLGVAGVFGGSLFSAMHGSLVTSSLVRETTETESLNYGYKFGQEEETYNIVAAHGYFGRLIFQYASFNNSRSLHFFLAAWPVVGIWFTALGISTMAFNLNGFNFNQSIIDSQGRVISTWADVINRANLGMEVMHERNAHNFPLDLAAGEITPVAMTAPAING from the coding sequence ATGACCACAACCTTACAACGGCGCTCTGGCGCTAACGTTTGGGATCGCTTTTGCGAGTGGATTACCAGCACTGACAACCGTATATATGTTGGTTGGTTTGGTGTACTGATGATCCCAACCCTACTAGCAGCTACTGCTTGCTTTGTAATTGCATTCATCGCAGCACCTCCAGTAGACATTGATGGTATCCGTGAACCAGTCGCAGGTTCTTTGATCTACGGAAACAACATCATCTCTGGTGCAGTTGTTCCTTCTTCAAACGCTATCGGCTTGCACTTCTACCCAATCTGGGAAGCTGCTTCCTTAGATGAGTGGTTGTACAACGGTGGTCCTTACCAATTGGTAGTTTTCCACTTCTTGATCGGTTGCGCTTGCTACCTGGGTCGTCAGTGGGAACTTTCTTACCGCTTAGGTATGCGTCCTTGGATCTGCGTAGCTTACAGCGCACCTTTGGCTTCTGCTACCGCAGTATTCTTGATCTACCCAATCGGTCAAGGTTCTTTCTCAGATGGTATGCCTTTGGGTATCTCTGGAACCTTCAACTTCATGATTGTGTTCCAAGCAGAACACAACATCTTGATGCACCCCTTCCACATGTTAGGTGTGGCTGGTGTATTCGGCGGTTCCTTGTTCTCTGCAATGCACGGTTCTCTAGTAACTTCTTCCTTGGTGCGTGAAACCACCGAAACCGAGTCTCTTAACTACGGTTACAAATTCGGTCAAGAAGAAGAAACCTACAACATCGTTGCAGCCCACGGTTACTTCGGTCGTTTGATCTTTCAATACGCTTCCTTCAACAACAGCCGTTCACTGCACTTCTTCTTAGCAGCTTGGCCCGTCGTCGGTATCTGGTTCACCGCTTTAGGTATCAGCACGATGGCGTTCAACCTGAACGGTTTCAACTTCAACCAATCAATCATTGACTCTCAAGGTCGCGTTATCAGCACCTGGGCAGACGTAATCAACCGCGCTAACTTGGGTATGGAAGTAATGCACGAGCGTAACGCTCACAACTTCCCCCTAGACTTAGCTGCTGGTGAAATTACTCCTGTAGCAATGACTGCTCCTGCTATCAACGGTTAA
- a CDS encoding DUF2382 domain-containing protein yields MVLYKLEDFEPNYRDAFEGHDISGLGVYTQGTDEKIGTVSDVLVDEEGHFRYLVVDLGFWIFGKKVLLPIGRARIDYNVDRVYTIGLTREQAEDLPEFNERQALDYDYEERVRGVYRQPANSTNTLDASAPVEASIPVDTTYQPATTTPIYNRDSYNYEHEPSLFGLNEQDHQTLRLYEERLIASKHRQKTGEVSIGKRVETDTARVAVPVERERVVIERVTPADAGTAVSGREANFREGEVARLEIHEETPDVRKEAFLREEVRVRKVVDQDTVETQETVRREELDVNSGNLPIEER; encoded by the coding sequence ATGGTACTTTACAAATTAGAAGATTTTGAGCCTAACTATCGTGATGCATTTGAAGGCCACGATATTAGCGGACTTGGGGTTTATACACAAGGAACTGATGAAAAAATTGGCACTGTCAGCGATGTTTTAGTTGACGAAGAAGGTCATTTTCGCTATCTAGTTGTTGACTTAGGCTTCTGGATTTTTGGTAAAAAAGTATTACTACCAATTGGTCGTGCCCGTATCGACTATAACGTTGATCGTGTCTACACAATTGGCTTGACTAGAGAGCAAGCAGAAGATTTACCTGAGTTTAATGAACGTCAAGCGCTTGATTACGATTACGAAGAACGGGTGCGTGGCGTATATCGTCAACCAGCAAATTCCACCAATACTTTAGATGCATCAGCACCTGTAGAAGCATCAATACCTGTAGATACAACCTATCAACCAGCGACGACTACGCCAATTTATAATCGTGATAGCTACAATTACGAACATGAGCCTTCTTTATTTGGGTTAAATGAGCAAGATCATCAAACTCTGAGATTGTATGAAGAACGGCTGATTGCCAGTAAACATCGTCAAAAAACTGGAGAAGTATCCATTGGCAAGCGTGTTGAAACTGATACTGCACGGGTTGCAGTGCCAGTAGAAAGAGAGCGAGTTGTGATTGAACGTGTAACTCCAGCAGATGCAGGTACTGCCGTTTCTGGACGCGAAGCAAATTTCCGTGAAGGCGAAGTTGCTCGTCTAGAAATTCACGAAGAAACTCCTGATGTTCGTAAAGAAGCATTTTTGCGTGAAGAAGTCAGAGTTAGAAAGGTGGTAGATCAAGACACAGTTGAAACGCAAGAAACTGTGCGTCGTGAAGAGCTAGATGTGAATTCTGGTAATCTTCCCATCGAAGAACGCTAA
- a CDS encoding caspase family protein: MKRRTFLHKIGSILAVLGVTEAEWLTLGNRYYQALAQPNSRKLALLIGINQYSKISNLSGCLTDVELQRELLINRFGFQGSDILTLTEEQASREFIEAAFSDHLGKQAKPGDITFFHFSGYGTRVKLETSPDTMQNALVTANVALDLQDEKIVNHILEETLLLLLRSLSTDKVTAVLDTSYDAPNTVIGLKTRALQESVGQLATEELDFLKQLKTQKLSNTPIVLAATSEPKQPAREGLFSGFSAGLFTYALTQYLWEFTPATKIQVALSHVENSLYKSGSKQQPTLLSSQKNPDITSLMPDNIIGAEGAVSDIEEDGKTVHLWLAGLPPQVLLYYGVNSRFTLQTKEQLVLRSRTGLTAKAQISKIEGANPLQIGQLVQEAVRVLPRNINLTIAFDTGLERIERVDATSAFAGFSHISTVVLGEKPADYVFAKLQETPSRYGLFSLGGEPIPNTTGEVGEAIKLTVQRLAPKLSTLLAAKLWRLTENGGSSRLALKATLEIINNISPRVIMQRETVRTFKSETSIKKSVQTRLIASLPTPIVPIGSRMQYRVENQSDHPVYLILLGLNNNHTAVAFYSWETPQEPNTTDIKPIVQEVVIAPGESLTLPQTNAASQWVISGPASECEQQLIFSPVPFRETLAALSTAKYSTVEQRTIGPLLNPLDVAQALLQDLHNASTLKTEMNSTATDSYIWDVNNWASLSFSFQVV; the protein is encoded by the coding sequence ATGAAACGCCGCACGTTTTTACATAAAATTGGCTCAATACTCGCGGTATTGGGGGTAACGGAAGCTGAGTGGTTGACTTTAGGAAATCGCTATTATCAGGCTTTGGCACAACCCAACTCGCGCAAGTTGGCATTGTTAATAGGTATTAACCAATACTCCAAAATCTCAAACCTCAGTGGTTGTCTGACAGATGTAGAACTGCAAAGAGAACTTTTGATTAACCGCTTTGGTTTTCAAGGGTCAGATATTCTAACCTTAACTGAGGAACAAGCCAGCAGGGAATTCATTGAGGCGGCTTTTTCGGATCATCTGGGCAAACAAGCTAAACCTGGTGATATAACTTTTTTCCACTTTAGCGGTTATGGCACTCGTGTCAAATTGGAAACATCGCCAGATACAATGCAAAATGCTCTGGTGACAGCTAATGTAGCTCTTGACTTACAAGATGAAAAAATAGTCAATCATATATTAGAAGAAACTCTACTGCTATTATTGCGATCGCTCTCCACAGACAAAGTAACAGCAGTATTGGATACTAGCTATGATGCTCCTAACACAGTAATAGGATTAAAAACTCGCGCCCTTCAGGAGTCGGTAGGACAGCTAGCAACTGAAGAACTCGACTTTCTCAAACAACTTAAAACTCAGAAGTTATCCAATACTCCGATTGTTTTAGCAGCTACCTCAGAACCAAAGCAGCCAGCAAGAGAAGGTCTTTTTTCTGGTTTTAGTGCTGGGTTATTCACCTACGCCTTGACGCAGTATTTGTGGGAATTCACGCCAGCCACCAAAATTCAAGTCGCCCTTTCCCACGTGGAAAATTCTCTATATAAATCAGGTAGTAAACAGCAACCAACGTTATTGAGTAGTCAGAAAAATCCAGATATAACGTCTCTAATGCCAGACAATATCATTGGTGCAGAAGGTGCGGTGAGTGATATTGAAGAAGACGGTAAAACCGTACATCTGTGGTTAGCAGGATTACCCCCACAAGTGCTGCTATACTACGGAGTGAATTCTAGATTTACACTACAGACAAAAGAGCAATTAGTATTGCGATCGCGCACTGGGTTAACAGCAAAAGCGCAAATTTCCAAAATTGAAGGTGCAAATCCCCTACAAATTGGGCAACTCGTCCAAGAAGCAGTCCGGGTATTACCCCGAAATATCAATTTAACAATAGCTTTTGATACTGGATTAGAAAGAATTGAGCGGGTAGACGCTACAAGTGCCTTTGCGGGATTTTCCCATATATCTACCGTAGTCCTAGGTGAAAAACCAGCTGATTATGTATTTGCCAAGCTACAGGAAACTCCCAGTCGTTATGGTCTATTTTCTCTTGGGGGCGAGCCAATTCCCAATACCACGGGGGAAGTAGGAGAAGCAATAAAATTAACAGTGCAAAGGTTAGCGCCAAAATTATCAACCTTGCTAGCAGCCAAGTTATGGCGACTTACAGAAAATGGAGGTTCTTCTCGCTTGGCTCTCAAGGCAACCTTAGAAATAATTAATAATATATCGCCTCGCGTCATCATGCAGCGCGAAACAGTGCGAACCTTCAAAAGTGAAACTTCGATTAAAAAATCAGTACAGACGCGATTAATCGCGTCTCTCCCCACTCCCATTGTGCCTATCGGTAGTCGAATGCAATATCGAGTGGAAAACCAGAGCGATCACCCAGTATATTTAATCTTACTGGGATTAAACAATAATCATACAGCAGTTGCCTTCTACTCTTGGGAAACTCCCCAAGAACCAAATACTACCGACATCAAGCCTATCGTCCAAGAAGTCGTCATCGCCCCTGGTGAAAGCCTCACCCTACCCCAAACTAATGCTGCTTCCCAATGGGTGATTTCAGGGCCAGCTTCTGAGTGCGAACAACAACTTATTTTTAGTCCTGTCCCCTTTAGGGAAACTCTAGCCGCCTTGAGTACTGCTAAGTATTCCACAGTCGAACAACGGACGATTGGCCCATTGTTGAATCCCTTAGACGTTGCACAAGCCTTGCTGCAAGACTTGCATAACGCCAGCACCCTCAAAACTGAGATGAACAGCACAGCAACCGACTCATATATCTGGGATGTGAATAATTGGGCAAGTCTTAGCTTTAGTTTTCAAGTTGTGTGA
- a CDS encoding MBOAT family protein produces the protein MNFISIFYGLFLLSVLGIYWSLAQQKLRLWTLLIASLVFYASLHIQYIPLLLALTFINFRLGLEIGKNTSPGKHSLDWQISNEEWQFAQGDWNRRRLKVLWLGIALNVLLLLAFKYLTPLFKFVFNIQTNSPDSSFKLIAPLGISFFTFECIAYLIDVYRGAPATDQFLKFATYKLFFAKLISGPITRYHNLANQFNTLDFPSADRVAEALWLIARGAVKKGIFADHLGIFVDLCFGNLQRAGSTDLWLATFAYGLQLYLDFNGYVDIARGSALLFGLVLPENFDFPYFSTSIGEFWRRWHITLGDWLRNYVYFPLGGSRRGLVRTCWNLFTVMLIAGIWHGAALGYVVWGIFHGLALVVHRLTDAMSDRFENLEQFWQNPLGIFVAWFLTQLMVFTSWIWFRLPNIADSSLVIRHLWRYPADAQFAQKVYVDALNISQYQLTWVLLTLAALMALVYAFNRMLKLEFNWPIKLVFVPLCFYAVWLLAPEGSLPYIYFDF, from the coding sequence ATGAACTTTATATCAATTTTTTATGGTCTTTTCTTGTTGAGTGTTTTAGGAATTTACTGGTCTTTAGCACAACAGAAATTACGATTATGGACGCTGCTAATTGCTAGTTTGGTTTTCTACGCATCTTTGCATATCCAATACATACCATTGCTATTAGCATTGACGTTTATCAATTTCCGTTTGGGGCTAGAGATTGGAAAAAATACATCACCAGGAAAACATTCTCTTGACTGGCAAATTTCTAATGAAGAGTGGCAATTTGCCCAAGGTGACTGGAATCGCCGTCGTCTAAAAGTTTTGTGGCTGGGTATAGCTTTAAATGTTTTACTATTATTAGCTTTTAAGTATCTAACCCCTCTATTTAAGTTTGTTTTCAATATCCAAACAAACTCACCAGATAGCTCTTTTAAATTGATTGCACCTTTGGGAATTTCATTTTTCACCTTTGAGTGTATTGCCTATTTAATAGATGTCTATCGTGGTGCGCCTGCTACCGATCAGTTTCTTAAATTTGCAACCTATAAATTATTCTTCGCCAAACTGATTTCCGGCCCGATTACGCGCTACCACAACTTAGCAAATCAATTCAATACGCTAGACTTTCCCAGTGCCGATAGAGTAGCAGAGGCGCTGTGGTTAATTGCTAGAGGTGCAGTCAAAAAAGGTATTTTTGCAGACCACCTAGGAATTTTTGTCGATTTATGTTTTGGTAACTTACAACGGGCCGGTAGTACCGATCTCTGGTTAGCAACATTCGCCTACGGTTTGCAGTTATATCTAGATTTCAACGGTTACGTAGATATTGCCCGTGGAAGTGCTTTACTTTTCGGCTTGGTTCTACCTGAAAATTTTGACTTTCCCTACTTCAGCACCAGTATTGGAGAATTTTGGCGGCGCTGGCATATCACTCTCGGAGATTGGCTACGTAACTATGTCTACTTTCCTTTGGGTGGTTCGCGTCGCGGTTTAGTCCGCACCTGCTGGAATTTATTTACTGTGATGCTAATCGCTGGCATCTGGCACGGGGCTGCTTTAGGTTATGTAGTTTGGGGCATATTCCACGGGTTAGCCTTGGTGGTTCATCGACTTACAGATGCTATGAGCGATCGCTTTGAAAATCTGGAGCAATTCTGGCAAAATCCTCTAGGTATCTTCGTTGCTTGGTTTTTGACCCAACTGATGGTTTTTACCTCTTGGATTTGGTTCCGTCTACCGAATATCGCAGACTCTTCTTTAGTAATTCGACACCTTTGGCGTTATCCTGCTGATGCCCAGTTTGCTCAAAAGGTCTATGTAGATGCTTTAAATATTAGCCAATACCAACTCACTTGGGTGCTGCTAACTTTGGCTGCTCTGATGGCTTTAGTCTATGCCTTTAACCGAATGCTGAAGTTAGAGTTTAACTGGCCCATTAAGCTTGTCTTTGTCCCTCTATGTTTCTACGCTGTTTGGTTATTAGCTCCTGAAGGCAGTTTGCCCTATATCTACTTTGATTTTTAA
- a CDS encoding ion channel, producing the protein MKFRLKRLSRKKQQRLILPIQIQVRDGKFEIMGMGVWHSYWRDPYHLLLTIPWAGFLLLICTFYITINTLFALAYLIGGDCIANARPGSFLDVFFFSVQTLASIGYGAMYPKTTYANIIVTIEAMIGLVGIAVMTGLAFARFSRPTARVLFSRVAVITPHNAMPTLIFRTANQRRNMILEAQMRVYLMRDEITLEGQFMRRFYDLKLLRNQTPSFTLSWSVMHVIDEFSPLYGMTPESLIQTNTILIVSLSGIDETVAQVVHARHTYAANEILWNNQFADIFYHAPDGHRYIDYNRFHDVSSLDEML; encoded by the coding sequence ATGAAATTTCGACTGAAGAGACTTTCACGGAAGAAACAACAGCGTCTGATTTTACCTATTCAGATTCAAGTTCGAGACGGAAAATTTGAGATTATGGGTATGGGTGTATGGCATTCTTACTGGCGCGATCCCTACCATTTGCTGTTAACGATTCCCTGGGCTGGCTTTCTACTGCTGATTTGTACTTTCTATATAACTATCAATACTCTATTTGCCCTAGCTTACTTGATAGGAGGAGATTGTATTGCCAACGCCCGACCAGGCTCTTTTTTAGATGTCTTTTTCTTTAGCGTGCAAACCCTGGCATCTATCGGCTATGGGGCGATGTATCCCAAAACAACTTACGCCAACATTATTGTCACCATTGAAGCAATGATTGGTTTGGTGGGAATTGCTGTAATGACGGGGCTAGCCTTTGCTCGATTTTCCCGACCTACAGCTAGGGTGCTTTTTAGTCGTGTTGCTGTAATTACACCTCATAATGCAATGCCAACTCTCATATTTCGCACCGCTAATCAACGTCGCAATATGATTCTAGAGGCGCAGATGCGAGTCTACTTAATGCGCGACGAAATAACTCTAGAAGGGCAATTTATGCGTCGGTTCTACGATCTCAAACTGTTAAGGAACCAAACACCTAGTTTCACCTTAAGCTGGTCAGTGATGCATGTCATTGATGAGTTTAGTCCTCTATATGGCATGACACCAGAATCCTTAATCCAAACAAATACTATTTTGATTGTCTCTTTGAGTGGCATTGATGAAACAGTTGCACAGGTAGTCCATGCCCGTCATACTTATGCTGCTAATGAAATTTTGTGGAATAATCAATTTGCCGATATCTTCTACCACGCACCTGATGGACATCGCTACATTGATTACAACCGCTTTCACGATGTTTCATCTTTAGATGAAATGCTTTAA
- a CDS encoding DUF2382 domain-containing protein, with translation MTKNIGQANGNSGTNTSIADLKKRVKNFAVFDNQGQLVGVVHDLIVDTNRRLNLVISNQVNQQTLEYGEQLVDKHPYFFRLQSQRIKKIDKPTKSVFIDFNKSEIEYMPEYSEAEKIGDVYEGLRLDNPTEQLVNNQTQNSAVEPVDLEEVSEEQIIRLLEERLVVESSKRKVGEVIVRKVIETQMIQVPVRREKLIVEQISPEHKQLAEIDLGQEEIANVDLTTVERLEGTYFESGLTISGEFNSPKTASLLLNAIALEQNHGCNRVRVTIAVEDESHKNKYQEWFDRCSKDQSPKL, from the coding sequence ATGACAAAAAACATTGGACAGGCAAATGGTAATTCTGGCACTAACACCTCAATAGCAGATTTGAAAAAGAGGGTGAAGAATTTTGCTGTGTTCGATAACCAAGGTCAGCTAGTAGGAGTAGTTCATGATTTAATTGTGGATACTAATAGGCGGTTAAACCTAGTTATATCAAACCAGGTCAATCAACAAACTCTAGAATATGGCGAGCAGTTAGTCGATAAACATCCTTATTTTTTTCGATTGCAGAGCCAGAGAATAAAAAAAATTGACAAGCCGACTAAATCTGTTTTCATAGACTTCAACAAATCAGAAATCGAATATATGCCTGAATATTCAGAAGCAGAAAAAATCGGCGATGTCTACGAGGGGCTACGCCTAGACAACCCAACTGAGCAATTGGTTAACAATCAAACTCAAAATAGCGCAGTTGAGCCAGTGGATTTAGAGGAGGTCAGCGAAGAACAAATTATTCGTCTACTAGAAGAACGACTAGTTGTCGAAAGCAGTAAGCGAAAAGTTGGTGAGGTGATTGTTCGCAAAGTCATCGAAACCCAGATGATCCAAGTTCCTGTCCGGCGTGAAAAGCTGATTGTGGAACAAATTAGCCCAGAACACAAACAACTCGCAGAAATTGATTTAGGTCAAGAAGAAATTGCTAATGTTGACTTGACCACAGTAGAAAGACTCGAAGGTACATATTTTGAAAGCGGTTTAACAATAAGCGGTGAATTTAACTCGCCGAAAACTGCTAGTTTATTGTTGAATGCGATCGCACTAGAACAAAATCACGGCTGCAATCGAGTGCGTGTTACCATTGCTGTTGAAGATGAGTCACACAAGAATAAATACCAGGAGTGGTTTGATCGCTGTTCGAAAGATCAATCACCCAAGCTGTAA
- a CDS encoding DUF2382 domain-containing protein, with protein sequence MPLHKLEHFDPNYRETFGGDDVKSLILYTEGGDRVGSVTDVLVDDDGRFRYLVIDTSGDFSGKKILLPIGLSRIDYPAKRVYVDGLSRQQVEGLVEYKEDTIFDHDYEEKVRSGFRSPTSGVTYDRNTYNYQTEPALYGLNEQSHQTFKLYEERLIANKQRIKTGEVTVGKHIETDTASVTVPIQKERVVIERVVPTEAGNVVDTNELKFQEGEVARIEVYEETPDIRKEAFVREEVRVKKVVERDIVEAQDTIRREELDVDTAGNLHVNEHGSTTHEAI encoded by the coding sequence ATGCCTCTTCATAAACTTGAACATTTTGATCCAAACTATCGAGAAACTTTTGGTGGAGACGACGTTAAATCACTGATTCTTTATACTGAGGGAGGAGACAGAGTTGGCTCAGTAACTGATGTTTTAGTTGATGATGATGGTCGTTTTCGATATTTAGTTATTGACACAAGCGGAGATTTTTCTGGTAAAAAAATCTTATTACCAATTGGTCTTTCCCGGATTGATTATCCTGCCAAACGTGTCTATGTTGATGGGTTAAGCAGACAACAAGTAGAAGGTTTAGTTGAGTACAAAGAAGATACAATCTTTGATCACGATTACGAAGAAAAAGTACGTAGTGGATTTCGTTCTCCAACTAGCGGTGTAACTTACGATCGCAATACATATAATTACCAGACAGAACCAGCTTTATACGGACTGAATGAGCAATCTCATCAAACTTTCAAACTCTATGAAGAACGGTTGATTGCAAATAAACAGCGCATCAAAACCGGGGAAGTAACGGTTGGTAAACACATTGAAACAGATACTGCAAGTGTTACAGTACCTATCCAAAAAGAACGAGTTGTAATTGAGCGAGTTGTGCCAACAGAAGCAGGAAACGTTGTAGATACCAATGAACTTAAGTTTCAAGAAGGTGAAGTTGCACGCATAGAAGTGTACGAAGAAACGCCTGATATACGTAAAGAAGCCTTTGTGCGTGAAGAAGTCCGAGTCAAGAAAGTCGTAGAAAGGGATATAGTGGAAGCACAAGACACCATTCGTCGAGAAGAGTTAGATGTTGATACTGCGGGTAATTTACATGTGAATGAACATGGCAGTACTACACATGAAGCTATTTAA